The Halobacterium sp. CBA1132 genome has a segment encoding these proteins:
- the gatD gene encoding Glu-tRNA(Gln) amidotransferase subunit GatD encodes MNTGDRVRVDRDGTTHEGVLLPSADSDHLVVKLDSGYNVGVERDAADVEVLERDVYDVESDHDEGAASEVEFDDDLPTIALISTGGTIASTVDYRTGAVTAQFDAEDVLRAVPDLAGRANYRGRVVANILSENMEPPIWQELAAAVREEIENGADGVVVMHGTDTMQYSASALSFILDTPVPIVFTGSQRSADRPSSDNVMNAVCSVEAAKADAAEVMVCMHASESDDRCALHRGTRVRKNHTSRRDAFETVGAEPLGYVDYDAASEDATAESRGVTFTKEHAERGEADLDSSPDLDDDVELVKFTPGMDDAFFDLCEGKSGVIIEGTGLGHVHTQFIDRIEELVEDGTTVVMTSQCLDGRVCDRVYDTGRDLLDAGVVEGEDMLPGTAKVKLMWALANTESVAETMRTPLAGEITDRSVPWE; translated from the coding sequence ATGAACACAGGGGACCGCGTGCGCGTCGACCGCGACGGCACGACCCACGAGGGCGTGCTGTTGCCGTCGGCCGACTCCGACCACCTCGTCGTGAAACTCGACTCCGGCTACAACGTCGGCGTCGAACGCGACGCGGCCGACGTCGAAGTACTGGAGCGAGACGTCTACGACGTCGAGAGCGACCACGACGAGGGCGCCGCCTCCGAGGTCGAGTTCGACGACGACCTGCCGACCATCGCGCTCATCTCCACCGGCGGCACCATCGCGTCCACCGTCGACTACCGCACGGGCGCGGTCACCGCGCAGTTCGACGCCGAGGACGTGCTGCGGGCGGTACCCGACTTGGCGGGTCGCGCGAACTACCGCGGCCGCGTCGTCGCGAACATCCTCTCGGAGAACATGGAGCCGCCCATCTGGCAGGAACTCGCGGCCGCCGTCCGCGAGGAAATCGAGAACGGCGCCGACGGCGTCGTCGTGATGCACGGCACGGACACGATGCAGTACTCCGCGAGCGCGCTGTCGTTCATCCTCGACACGCCCGTTCCCATCGTCTTCACGGGCAGCCAGCGCTCCGCGGACCGGCCGTCCTCGGACAACGTGATGAACGCCGTCTGCTCGGTGGAGGCCGCGAAGGCCGACGCCGCCGAGGTGATGGTCTGCATGCACGCCTCCGAGAGCGACGACCGCTGCGCGCTCCACCGCGGGACGCGCGTTCGAAAGAACCACACGAGCCGCCGGGACGCCTTCGAGACCGTCGGCGCGGAGCCGCTCGGCTACGTCGACTACGACGCGGCCAGCGAGGACGCGACCGCCGAATCCCGCGGCGTGACGTTCACGAAAGAGCACGCCGAGAGGGGTGAGGCGGACCTCGACAGCAGCCCCGACCTCGATGACGACGTCGAACTCGTGAAGTTCACGCCCGGGATGGACGACGCGTTCTTCGACCTCTGCGAGGGCAAGTCCGGCGTGATTATCGAGGGGACCGGACTCGGTCACGTCCATACGCAGTTCATCGACCGCATCGAGGAGCTAGTCGAGGACGGCACGACGGTCGTGATGACCAGTCAGTGTCTGGACGGCCGGGTCTGCGACCGAGTCTACGACACGGGCCGCGACCTCCTCGACGCCGGCGTCGTGGAGGGCGAGGACATGCTCCCCGGCACCGCGAAGGTGAAACTGATGTGGGCACTCGCGAACACCGAGAGCGTCGCGGAGACGATGCGGACGCCGCTGGCCGGCGAAATCACGGACCGCTCGGTCCCGTGGGAATGA
- a CDS encoding GNAT family N-acetyltransferase has product MTGDIEIRPAELGDYDDVVAFASDTWADRREDGDYIPRVFEDWVESDGPRQRTLVADTGDDIAAIAQFVLLSEHEAWAQGMRTNPDYRGQGVGSTLVHAGFDWARERGATVARNMVFSWNVMGLGHSRATGFEPSTEFRWVHPEPNRDASPGHEITDDAYAAWQCWQDSPARDHLRGLVMHTDESWALSELTRSRLEAAADRDALVVAHDETTGTRGFAFRSRTFEREADGAGQTVAEYGVAAWADQSACASVLEAISADAASVGADRTRVLIPETVEAVSDVAATRTEIGEEPDFVLAADLTADYRA; this is encoded by the coding sequence ATGACCGGGGACATCGAGATTCGACCCGCCGAGTTGGGCGACTACGACGACGTGGTGGCGTTCGCCAGCGACACGTGGGCGGACCGCCGCGAGGACGGCGACTACATCCCGCGCGTCTTCGAGGACTGGGTGGAGAGCGACGGCCCGCGCCAGCGCACGCTCGTCGCGGACACCGGCGACGATATTGCGGCAATCGCGCAGTTCGTCCTGCTCTCCGAGCACGAGGCGTGGGCGCAGGGGATGCGCACGAACCCCGACTACCGCGGACAGGGCGTCGGCTCGACGCTCGTTCACGCGGGCTTCGACTGGGCGCGCGAGCGGGGCGCGACGGTCGCGCGCAACATGGTGTTCTCGTGGAACGTGATGGGATTGGGACACTCGCGGGCGACCGGGTTCGAGCCGTCGACGGAGTTCCGCTGGGTGCATCCCGAGCCGAACCGCGACGCCAGCCCCGGTCACGAGATTACCGACGACGCGTACGCCGCGTGGCAGTGCTGGCAGGACAGTCCGGCCCGCGACCACCTCCGCGGACTGGTGATGCACACCGACGAGTCGTGGGCACTGTCGGAACTCACTCGGAGCCGACTCGAAGCGGCCGCCGACCGCGACGCGCTCGTCGTCGCGCACGACGAGACGACCGGGACGCGCGGGTTCGCGTTCCGCTCGCGGACGTTCGAGCGCGAGGCCGACGGCGCCGGACAGACGGTGGCGGAGTACGGCGTCGCCGCGTGGGCCGACCAGTCGGCGTGCGCATCCGTGCTCGAAGCGATTTCCGCGGACGCCGCGAGCGTCGGCGCCGACCGCACGCGCGTGCTGATTCCCGAGACCGTGGAAGCGGTCAGCGACGTCGCGGCCACGCGCACCGAAATCGGCGAGGAGCCGGACTTCGTGCTGGCCGCCGACCTCACCGCGGACTACCGAGCGTAG
- a CDS encoding TrkA family potassium uptake protein, with product MPDLRDLPRRPSDLTYRQRLVAVYAVGLISVVLTFTALYYWGMANLEGRPRSPFQAFNTVIETLTTTGFGADSPWQTPWMNLFVATIQVSGVVIGFVTLRVLVIPLFERTPLNLDDRLTPKNDHVVVAEYGHDSEVLLDELEELDVDYVLVESDTEEAKRLSDDGYQAINGDPEDGDDLERAFVGAADVLITDAGDETASVVLTALEHNEDLRVVSFTASTRRKAALAEVGVDRSVAPHALIGQRLAEKATTPVSVGEAATDEVAIRELLVRRDSPLHGVRVRESPLASHPELTLVAGWFDGELRLPPSPEDPLTPNTVLVVAGPADVIDEVTGEIAGVQRSRLRDHSRVVVAGLGEGGAAAVDALPEDVEATTIDESAATDPDVVGDATEPETLEAANVGDATALVVTVNDDATALLTVAMARSLTEDVEILARVTDTEKASAAFRAGADYVLSVQRVSARLVAAEVHGERVMDPVGQIRLVRADAAPFVGETVATASDPQKGWTVVGVVHDGEVDTNQTAAIEAGDEVFVAGSDRAIRKFERSVE from the coding sequence ATGCCCGACTTACGGGATCTCCCGCGCCGGCCGTCCGACCTGACCTACCGACAGCGACTCGTGGCGGTGTACGCCGTCGGCCTCATCTCAGTGGTACTGACATTCACGGCGCTGTACTACTGGGGGATGGCCAATCTGGAGGGGCGGCCGCGGTCGCCGTTCCAGGCGTTCAACACCGTCATCGAGACGCTGACGACGACGGGGTTCGGCGCGGACTCGCCGTGGCAGACGCCGTGGATGAACCTCTTCGTCGCGACCATCCAGGTGTCGGGGGTCGTCATTGGGTTCGTGACGCTGCGCGTGCTCGTCATCCCGCTGTTCGAGCGCACGCCGCTGAACCTCGACGACCGCCTCACGCCGAAGAACGACCACGTCGTCGTCGCGGAGTACGGCCACGACTCCGAGGTACTGCTCGACGAACTGGAGGAACTGGACGTCGACTACGTGCTCGTCGAATCGGACACCGAGGAGGCCAAGCGGCTCTCCGACGACGGCTACCAGGCCATCAACGGCGACCCTGAGGACGGCGACGACCTGGAGCGCGCGTTCGTCGGGGCGGCCGACGTGCTCATCACGGACGCCGGTGACGAGACGGCGAGTGTCGTGTTGACCGCGCTGGAGCACAACGAGGACCTCCGGGTGGTGAGCTTCACGGCGTCGACCCGGCGGAAGGCCGCGCTCGCGGAGGTCGGCGTCGACCGCAGCGTCGCGCCCCACGCGCTCATCGGCCAGCGGCTCGCGGAGAAGGCGACGACGCCGGTCTCGGTCGGCGAAGCGGCGACCGACGAGGTCGCCATCCGGGAGCTTCTGGTGCGCCGGGACAGCCCGCTGCACGGCGTCCGCGTCCGGGAGTCGCCGCTCGCCAGCCACCCCGAGTTGACGCTCGTCGCGGGCTGGTTCGACGGCGAGTTGCGACTCCCGCCGTCGCCGGAGGACCCCCTCACGCCGAACACCGTCCTCGTCGTCGCGGGGCCGGCGGACGTCATCGACGAGGTCACCGGCGAAATCGCGGGCGTCCAGCGCTCGCGGCTGCGCGACCACTCGCGAGTCGTCGTCGCGGGGCTGGGAGAGGGCGGCGCGGCGGCCGTCGACGCGCTGCCCGAGGACGTCGAGGCGACGACCATCGACGAGTCCGCGGCGACCGACCCCGACGTGGTCGGGGACGCGACCGAACCCGAGACGCTGGAGGCCGCGAACGTCGGGGACGCCACGGCGCTCGTCGTCACGGTGAACGACGACGCGACCGCGCTGTTGACCGTGGCGATGGCGCGCTCGCTGACCGAGGACGTGGAGATTCTCGCGCGCGTCACGGACACGGAAAAGGCGTCGGCGGCGTTCCGCGCGGGTGCCGACTACGTGCTGTCCGTCCAGCGCGTGAGCGCGCGCCTCGTCGCCGCGGAGGTCCACGGCGAGCGCGTGATGGACCCGGTCGGGCAGATTCGACTGGTGCGCGCGGACGCCGCGCCGTTCGTCGGCGAGACGGTGGCGACGGCGAGCGACCCGCAGAAGGGGTGGACGGTCGTCGGCGTCGTCCACGACGGCGAGGTGGACACGAACCAGACCGCCGCAATCGAGGCCGGCGACGAGGTGTTCGTCGCGGGCAGCGACCGCGCCATCCGCAAGTTCGAGCGGTCCGTCGAGTAG
- a CDS encoding DUF4242 domain-containing protein — protein MNGDELEDFLILRSLDEPITEDELAAAGEQSGEALAALRDEGVGIRWVESEVMKNDAGEVTGTFCHYRAEDEAAIEEHADRAGLPATRIDRRGEPLSGE, from the coding sequence ATGAACGGCGACGAACTGGAGGACTTCCTGATTCTCCGTAGCCTCGACGAACCGATTACCGAGGACGAACTGGCCGCCGCCGGCGAGCAGTCCGGCGAGGCGCTGGCGGCGCTCCGCGACGAGGGCGTCGGCATCCGGTGGGTCGAATCCGAGGTCATGAAAAACGACGCCGGCGAGGTGACAGGGACGTTCTGTCACTACCGCGCCGAAGACGAGGCCGCCATCGAGGAACACGCGGACCGAGCGGGGCTGCCCGCCACTCGCATCGACCGCCGCGGAGAGCCGCTGTCCGGCGAGTAA
- a CDS encoding glycerophosphodiester phosphodiesterase, translating into MFTIAHRGFAGIAPENTAAAVRAARERADGVEVDVQPAADGTPVVFHDQRLDGDGDSRGVTDAEGFVWDATPEALADASVLGSGEPVPTLSAVADLVPAGVAFHVELKTPGSEDATLGLSGPDAAVWRPFVESVADALADCEAPVVVSSFFDGALEAATEVLPDTPRAALCLDTDRGLTRASEFDCRALHAPVDGLTESVVDHAHRDGRTVNAWTVTDWHDAVACSDAGVDGVIADYPGVVDYAGDPSRLV; encoded by the coding sequence ATGTTTACCATCGCCCACCGCGGGTTCGCCGGTATCGCGCCCGAGAACACCGCGGCGGCGGTGCGAGCGGCCCGCGAGCGCGCGGACGGCGTCGAGGTGGACGTCCAGCCGGCAGCCGACGGCACGCCGGTCGTCTTCCACGACCAGCGCCTCGACGGCGATGGCGACTCTCGTGGTGTCACCGACGCCGAGGGGTTCGTCTGGGACGCGACACCCGAGGCGCTCGCCGACGCGTCCGTGCTCGGGAGCGGCGAACCCGTGCCGACGCTGTCGGCGGTCGCAGACCTCGTGCCAGCGGGCGTGGCGTTCCACGTCGAACTCAAGACTCCCGGCAGCGAGGACGCGACGCTCGGCCTCTCCGGGCCGGACGCGGCCGTCTGGCGGCCGTTCGTCGAGTCGGTCGCTGACGCGCTCGCGGACTGCGAGGCGCCCGTCGTGGTTTCGTCGTTCTTCGACGGCGCGCTCGAAGCCGCCACCGAAGTGCTGCCCGACACCCCGCGTGCGGCGCTCTGCCTCGACACCGACCGCGGACTCACGCGCGCCAGCGAGTTCGACTGCCGTGCGCTCCACGCGCCCGTCGACGGCCTCACCGAGTCGGTCGTCGACCACGCGCACCGCGACGGCCGCACCGTCAACGCGTGGACCGTCACGGACTGGCACGACGCCGTCGCGTGCAGCGACGCCGGAGTCGACGGCGTCATCGCGGACTACCCCGGTGTCGTCGACTACGCCGGTGACCCCTCGCGACTCGTCTGA
- a CDS encoding ubiquitin-like small modifier protein 1 codes for MEWKLFADLAEVGGDRRITVDESAETVGDALDALLDDRPALRDRVLTETGDVHEHINVLRNGENVAHDDGLATELDSGDELALFPPVSGG; via the coding sequence ATGGAGTGGAAGCTGTTCGCGGACCTCGCGGAGGTCGGCGGCGACCGCCGAATCACCGTCGACGAGTCGGCGGAGACAGTGGGGGACGCCCTCGACGCCCTGCTCGACGACCGGCCCGCGCTCCGGGACCGCGTCCTGACCGAGACCGGCGACGTCCACGAGCACATCAACGTCCTGCGGAACGGCGAGAACGTCGCGCACGACGACGGCCTCGCCACGGAACTGGACTCGGGCGACGAACTCGCGTTGTTCCCGCCGGTGAGCGGCGGCTGA
- a CDS encoding TrkA C-terminal domain-containing protein, with the protein MPVSTTELAQAGGVVLAAGVAVALLAAAFRWYFRQELPFGVGILVDVSVVAFYLNTRVALGQAIAGRTDALSVEAVGFNLAVFGVAVLFEPAARRAGDRVGVQILAATGVRELEGEVGRIVKAVGRAVAVELPESIEDIEGYDPVADDVKEALAGKTLIFPRRLTVAELRDRVVTRLKDDYDIGYVDVELADDGTATYLALGSRTAGIGPTLPPGTAAVAVHADPPNAAGPGDLVQVWQPSTETEAAERVATAEIRATHEDTVTLSLDEYDARTLAGGDYRLLTLPYEPGADRQFASLLRAADETMVVVTVAADSALDGAEVATVDGTVVAVRGDTGVDAIPSGSRVLAAGDTLYVVARPDVARRVDAAAAAPEEPVDESPSQ; encoded by the coding sequence ATGCCGGTGTCGACGACCGAACTCGCGCAGGCCGGCGGCGTCGTCCTCGCCGCGGGCGTCGCCGTCGCGCTGCTCGCGGCGGCGTTCCGGTGGTACTTCCGGCAGGAACTCCCGTTCGGCGTGGGGATACTCGTGGACGTCTCCGTCGTGGCGTTCTACCTCAACACGCGGGTCGCACTCGGGCAGGCAATCGCCGGCCGGACGGACGCGCTCTCGGTCGAAGCGGTCGGGTTCAACCTCGCCGTCTTCGGCGTCGCCGTGCTCTTCGAACCCGCCGCGCGCCGCGCCGGCGACCGCGTCGGCGTCCAGATTCTGGCCGCGACCGGCGTCCGCGAACTCGAAGGCGAGGTCGGCCGCATCGTGAAAGCCGTCGGGCGCGCCGTCGCGGTCGAACTCCCCGAGTCCATCGAGGACATCGAGGGCTACGACCCGGTCGCCGACGACGTCAAGGAGGCACTGGCGGGGAAGACGCTCATCTTCCCGCGCCGGCTGACCGTCGCGGAGCTCCGCGACCGCGTCGTGACGCGACTGAAAGACGACTACGACATCGGCTACGTCGACGTCGAACTCGCGGACGACGGCACCGCGACGTACCTCGCGCTCGGGAGCCGCACCGCCGGTATCGGGCCGACGCTGCCGCCGGGCACCGCGGCCGTCGCCGTGCACGCTGACCCGCCGAACGCCGCGGGTCCCGGCGACCTCGTGCAGGTGTGGCAGCCAAGCACCGAGACTGAGGCCGCCGAGCGCGTCGCCACCGCGGAGATTCGCGCGACCCACGAGGACACGGTGACGCTGTCGCTGGACGAGTACGACGCGCGCACGCTCGCCGGCGGCGACTACCGCCTGCTCACGCTGCCGTACGAGCCGGGCGCGGACCGCCAGTTCGCGTCGCTGCTGCGGGCCGCCGACGAGACGATGGTCGTCGTGACCGTGGCGGCGGACAGCGCCCTCGACGGCGCCGAGGTCGCCACGGTCGACGGGACCGTAGTTGCAGTCCGCGGCGACACCGGCGTCGACGCCATCCCGAGCGGGTCGCGCGTACTCGCCGCCGGCGACACCCTCTACGTGGTCGCGCGGCCGGACGTCGCGCGCCGCGTGGACGCCGCCGCGGCCGCCCCCGAGGAACCGGTCGACGAGTCCCCGAGCCAGTAG
- a CDS encoding potassium channel family protein, translating to MTSTPVQALHGIYLGLLAGVIPALVSFGFGFLFKYVTGLSIPAFGVVVLGVALAGVNGGLLAFADPTITQAANSTTLVVALLVVALLTFYTHAVGDRLGSTLPRRISLRSLRERTLHTDAIELVGGRNEVAVSVVGGVRDLEGYPPLPESLRASIQDAEWRFPADLPLSELEGRFVDRLRSEFDVQEASVTVDEHGRATVSAAPPAAGVSKRTPIGKRAVSVPALVPTGIARGDEVSVLAGDDRVDGTVVSAKSGGKPAPEPTAPAATDDAAEAEPAAKLAPTTTGGEGRVTVAVQRSEAESLLAADHTRVAVRARGTRREYELLGLLRRGGQRVRRLTLGADTPVVDTTLGEASVGETYGVTVLAVRHDGAWTVAPNGEASLSAGDELFVAGPRRELDAFEEVAK from the coding sequence ATGACTTCGACTCCCGTGCAGGCGCTGCACGGCATCTACCTCGGGCTGCTCGCGGGCGTGATTCCGGCGCTGGTGTCGTTCGGCTTCGGCTTCCTCTTCAAGTACGTCACCGGGCTCAGCATCCCCGCGTTCGGTGTCGTCGTGCTCGGTGTCGCGCTCGCCGGCGTCAACGGCGGCCTGCTCGCGTTCGCTGACCCGACGATTACGCAGGCGGCGAACTCCACGACGCTGGTGGTCGCGCTGCTGGTGGTCGCGCTGTTGACGTTCTACACGCACGCCGTGGGTGACAGGCTCGGGTCGACGCTGCCGCGGCGCATCAGCCTGCGGTCGCTGCGCGAGCGCACGCTCCACACCGACGCCATCGAACTCGTCGGCGGCCGCAACGAGGTCGCAGTGAGCGTCGTCGGCGGCGTCCGCGACCTCGAAGGCTACCCGCCGCTTCCGGAGTCGCTGCGCGCGTCGATTCAGGACGCCGAGTGGCGCTTCCCCGCGGACCTCCCGCTGTCGGAACTGGAGGGGCGGTTCGTCGACCGCCTGCGCTCGGAGTTCGACGTGCAGGAGGCCTCAGTGACCGTCGACGAACACGGCCGCGCGACCGTCTCCGCCGCGCCGCCCGCCGCCGGCGTCTCCAAGCGGACGCCAATCGGGAAGCGCGCGGTGTCGGTGCCCGCGCTCGTTCCCACGGGCATCGCGCGCGGCGACGAGGTGAGCGTGCTCGCGGGCGACGACCGCGTCGACGGCACCGTCGTCTCCGCGAAGTCCGGCGGGAAGCCCGCACCGGAACCGACCGCGCCCGCAGCCACCGACGACGCCGCGGAGGCCGAGCCAGCCGCGAAACTCGCGCCGACGACGACGGGCGGCGAGGGCCGCGTCACCGTCGCCGTCCAGCGCTCGGAGGCGGAGTCGCTGCTCGCGGCTGACCACACTCGCGTCGCCGTACGCGCTCGCGGCACCCGCCGCGAGTACGAACTCCTCGGACTGCTGCGCCGCGGCGGCCAGCGCGTCCGCCGGCTCACCCTCGGCGCCGACACCCCCGTCGTGGACACCACGCTCGGCGAGGCGAGCGTCGGTGAGACGTACGGCGTCACCGTGCTGGCGGTCCGCCACGACGGCGCGTGGACGGTCGCCCCGAACGGTGAGGCGTCGCTGTCGGCCGGCGACGAACTGTTCGTCGCCGGGCCGCGCCGCGAACTCGACGCCTTCGAGGAGGTGGCGAAGTGA